ATTGTGCGGTGATTTCATAAACCCCTGTCAACTGGTTGTCCAGCCGTGCCCTGACCTTGAGGCGATCGAAGCTGTTGCGGCTCAATTCGCGGTTCAGGTCATCGATGATGGCTTGTTGCTCGGCTCTGGACAATTTGCTTTCCTGAAGGCCTGCAATGATGTCCTGTGTGACAGAGCGGCTGTGAATGGCCTTTTCCACTGCACCCTGTGGCAATGGAGGAGCAGAAACCAGGGTGTTGTTCAGGGTCATGTTTCCAGTTTCTGAGCGAACTGCAATCATGCTGCTGACAGCTTCATAAGTTGGAGTTTGCTGTTGACTGATAAGATAAGTAAGTCCACCAGTGAGTGCCACGCTGATTCCAATCAATAGGGCATTTCTGCGCAGCGTGCCAAATAGTTTGACGATATCAATGTCGTCATTGCGTACGTTCGGGGTTTGTTCAAGCATCAGGAAAAGACCTCACGAGATGAAGCATCTACCCTTTATGGTACAGAACAGATGCACTAGGGACCGTTCTGACCCCATCTCCACACCCATCAATTGTTACACACTTGTTCTTAAAAGTCTGCTCATGGGTCACAGAAAATGCTTTGAGAGAGTCTTAAGATCTCCTGATTCAGATGGAATTCTGGACGCAAAACACCCATGATTTGCTCGGTGGGTAAGTTGCCCACCAACTCATCTTTGGCAAAAGGACAACCGCCAAAACCTCCTATGGCACCTTCAAACCAGCGGATTCCTGAACGCAATCCAGCCTGCACCAGAGCCAGTGCTTCTTCAGGTCTGGCATGCAAATGTAAACCGGGTGCGTGACTGTATAGACCACTTTCCAGAAACCGGCACACCTGTGCAATTTGTTCCGGAGTGGCTGTCCCTACAGTGTCTGCCAGAGCCACCTGATCCACCCCCAGATCCCTGAGACGCAAAAGGGCATCTTGAACCCTGTCAGGGCTCCATGGATCACCATAAGGGTTGCCGAAACCCATGGACAGGTACACCACCAGATTTTTGTGGGCTGCGTCTGTCTGGGCTTTGAGTTGCTCAACCAATGCCCATGCTTCTTGAAGGCTCTGGTTGGCATTGCGTTTCTGGAAGGTTTCTGAGATGGACAGGGGGAACCCCACACTGGTGACTTTCGGTTGTAGCATGGCCCGTTCCATGCCTTTCTGGTTGGCAACAATGCAGAGGTAATCCCGGCCTGCAGGGTCTGGCAAACCAGAGAGCACATCTTCGGTGTCACGCATCTGGGGCACAGCCTTTGCACTGACAAAAGAACCCAGATCCAGATGGGTGAAACCGGCGTCCAGCAAAGCATTCAAGTAGGTGATTTTGGTTTCAGTGGGTACAAAATGCTTGAGGCCCTGCCATGCATCCCTGGGGCATTCCACATATTTGATGGGTTGCACATCATCCATCGGAAGGCTCCTGCCATTTGGGAGCACGTTTTTCCAGAAAACTGGTGATGCCTTCTTTGAGGTCGCTGGTGGTTCTGGCCCATGCGTTCATCTGGGCTGCATGCTGCAAAGCTTCATGCAGGCCCATGGAGGGCAGGTTGGCCAGC
This genomic stretch from Deinococcus misasensis DSM 22328 harbors:
- a CDS encoding hydroxymethylglutaryl-CoA lyase; translated protein: MDDVQPIKYVECPRDAWQGLKHFVPTETKITYLNALLDAGFTHLDLGSFVSAKAVPQMRDTEDVLSGLPDPAGRDYLCIVANQKGMERAMLQPKVTSVGFPLSISETFQKRNANQSLQEAWALVEQLKAQTDAAHKNLVVYLSMGFGNPYGDPWSPDRVQDALLRLRDLGVDQVALADTVGTATPEQIAQVCRFLESGLYSHAPGLHLHARPEEALALVQAGLRSGIRWFEGAIGGFGGCPFAKDELVGNLPTEQIMGVLRPEFHLNQEILRLSQSIFCDP